The Kitasatospora paranensis genome has a window encoding:
- the ctaD gene encoding cytochrome c oxidase subunit I, translated as MTILNEPAAAGGGAGAVTVGSSARRAKRGSQIIKWLTTTDHKTIGTMYLATSFAFFLIGGILALVMRAELARPGTQILSNEQFNQAFTMHGTIMLLMFATPLFAGFANWIMPLQIGAPDVAFPRLNMFAYWLYLFGSVIAVCGFLTPQGAADFGWFAYSPLSDAVRSPGVGADMWIMGLALSGFGTILGAVNFITTIICMRAPGMTMFRMSIFVWNVLLTAVLVLLAFPVLAAALLALEADRKFGAHVFDPANGGAMLWQHLFWFFGHPEVYIIALPFFGIVSEIIPVFSRKPMFGYSGLIAATIAIAGLSVTVWAHHMYVTGQVLLPFFSFMTFLIAVPTGVKFFNWVGTMWKGSLSFETPMLWTVGFLVTFLFGGLTGVLLASPPIDFHVSDSYFVVAHFHYVVFGTVVFAMFAGFHFWWPKMTGKMLDERLGKITFWTLFFGFHATFLVQHWLGAEGMPRRYADYLASDGFTTLNTVSTIGSFVLGLSILPFLYNVWKTAKYGEKVEVDDPWGYGRSLEWATSCPPPRHNFLTLPRIRSESPAFDLHYPEIAALDYLENHGEQAKHFEGVTPAQYDRPSLGKSKKEGDA; from the coding sequence GTGACCATCCTCAACGAGCCCGCCGCGGCCGGCGGGGGCGCCGGGGCCGTCACGGTCGGCAGCAGTGCCCGCCGGGCCAAGCGGGGCAGCCAGATCATCAAGTGGTTGACCACCACCGACCACAAGACGATCGGCACCATGTACCTGGCGACGTCGTTCGCCTTCTTCCTGATCGGTGGCATCCTCGCCCTGGTCATGCGCGCCGAGCTGGCCCGTCCGGGGACGCAGATCCTCTCGAACGAGCAGTTCAACCAGGCGTTCACCATGCACGGCACGATCATGCTGCTGATGTTCGCCACCCCGCTCTTCGCGGGCTTCGCGAACTGGATCATGCCGCTCCAGATCGGCGCTCCCGACGTGGCGTTCCCGCGTCTGAACATGTTCGCCTACTGGCTGTACCTGTTCGGCTCGGTCATCGCGGTGTGCGGCTTCCTCACCCCGCAGGGCGCCGCCGACTTCGGCTGGTTCGCCTACTCGCCGCTCTCCGACGCCGTCCGCTCGCCGGGCGTCGGCGCCGACATGTGGATCATGGGTCTGGCCCTCTCCGGCTTCGGCACGATCCTCGGTGCGGTCAACTTCATCACCACCATCATCTGCATGCGCGCGCCCGGCATGACGATGTTCCGGATGTCGATCTTCGTCTGGAACGTCCTGCTGACCGCCGTGCTGGTCCTGCTGGCCTTCCCGGTGCTGGCCGCCGCGCTGCTCGCCCTGGAGGCGGACCGCAAGTTCGGCGCCCACGTCTTCGACCCCGCCAACGGCGGAGCGATGCTGTGGCAGCACCTGTTCTGGTTCTTCGGCCATCCCGAGGTCTACATCATCGCGCTGCCGTTCTTCGGCATCGTGTCGGAGATCATCCCGGTCTTCAGCCGCAAGCCGATGTTCGGCTACTCCGGCCTCATCGCGGCCACCATCGCGATCGCCGGTCTGTCCGTGACGGTGTGGGCGCACCACATGTACGTCACCGGCCAGGTGCTGCTGCCGTTCTTCTCCTTCATGACCTTCCTGATCGCCGTCCCGACCGGTGTGAAGTTCTTCAACTGGGTCGGCACCATGTGGAAGGGCTCGCTCAGCTTCGAGACCCCGATGCTGTGGACGGTCGGCTTCCTGGTCACCTTCCTCTTCGGTGGCCTCACCGGCGTGCTGCTGGCCTCCCCGCCGATCGACTTCCACGTCTCCGACTCGTACTTCGTCGTCGCCCACTTCCACTACGTGGTCTTCGGCACCGTCGTCTTCGCGATGTTCGCCGGCTTCCACTTCTGGTGGCCGAAGATGACCGGCAAGATGCTCGACGAGCGGCTCGGCAAGATCACCTTCTGGACGCTGTTCTTCGGCTTCCACGCCACCTTCCTCGTCCAGCACTGGCTCGGCGCCGAGGGCATGCCCCGCCGCTACGCCGACTACCTGGCCTCGGACGGCTTCACCACCCTGAACACCGTCTCCACCATCGGCTCCTTCGTGCTCGGCCTGTCGATCCTGCCGTTCCTCTACAACGTCTGGAAGACCGCCAAGTACGGCGAGAAGGTCGAGGTCGACGACCCGTGGGGCTACGGCCGCTCGCTGGAGTGGGCGACCTCCTGCCCGCCGCCGCGGCACAACTTCCTCACCCTGCCGC
- the coxB gene encoding cytochrome c oxidase subunit II, which translates to MSPNGSDRSPRRTMRRKLPQALALGLVIATATGCSANDLPRLGLPTPVTTGGPLVLHMWQGSWIAALAVGALMWGLILWSVIFHRRSRTKVEVPAQTRYNVPIEALYTAVPLVIVSVLFYFVARDEAKLTAVSAKPQHVVNVVGFQWSWAFNYENTEKPDPASSTAAYEVGTTANPPTLYLPINESVEFVLTSNDVIHDFWPVNFMMKMDVVPGVVNKFQVTPTAFGTFAGKCAELCGQDHSRMLFNVKVVTHDEYEQHLKELRAKGQSGAVPSGIIPSTGSEEK; encoded by the coding sequence GTGAGTCCCAACGGCTCCGACCGCTCGCCGCGGCGCACGATGCGGCGGAAGCTGCCTCAGGCGCTGGCACTGGGCCTCGTCATCGCGACCGCCACCGGCTGCTCGGCCAACGACCTCCCCAGGCTTGGCCTCCCCACCCCCGTCACCACGGGAGGCCCGCTGGTCCTCCACATGTGGCAGGGCTCGTGGATCGCGGCGCTGGCAGTGGGCGCACTGATGTGGGGTCTGATCCTCTGGAGCGTGATCTTCCACCGGCGTAGCCGCACCAAGGTGGAGGTCCCGGCTCAGACCCGGTACAACGTGCCCATCGAGGCGCTGTACACCGCGGTCCCCCTCGTCATCGTCTCGGTCCTCTTCTACTTCGTCGCCCGCGACGAGGCCAAGCTGACCGCCGTCAGCGCGAAGCCGCAGCACGTGGTCAACGTGGTCGGCTTCCAGTGGAGCTGGGCGTTCAACTACGAGAACACCGAGAAGCCGGACCCGGCGAGCAGCACCGCCGCCTACGAGGTCGGCACCACGGCGAACCCGCCGACGCTGTACCTGCCGATCAACGAGTCGGTGGAGTTCGTCCTCACCTCGAACGACGTCATCCACGACTTCTGGCCCGTCAACTTCATGATGAAGATGGACGTCGTGCCGGGCGTGGTGAACAAGTTCCAGGTCACCCCGACCGCCTTCGGCACCTTTGCCGGCAAGTGCGCCGAGCTCTGCGGACAGGACCACTCCCGGATGCTCTTCAACGTCAAGGTCGTGACGCACGACGAGTACGAGCAGCACCTCAAGGAGCTGCGCGCCAAGGGCCAGTCCGGCGCCGTGCCTTCCGGCATCATTCCGAGCACGGGAAGTGAAGAGAAGTGA
- a CDS encoding cysteine desulfurase/sulfurtransferase TusA family protein has translation MSYFDVASTAPLHPVARQALTAALDEGWADPARLYRSGRQARMLLDAARETVAEVLGARADEIAFTASGTQAVQLGMLGALKGNRRRGGHLVHSAVEHSSVLHVAEQHEAAGGEVSVVPVDRLGRVKPTRFAERFGDGTALAVLQTANHEVGTVQPVAEVADLCGSVGIPLLVDAAQSAGRLPVPGGWSLLTASAHKWGGPAGVGVLAVRKGVRYASPLPADERERGRVPGYVNVPAIVAAAASLRAVRAEAEQENARLHALVERIRATVPQLVPEVEVVGDPVHRLPHLVTFSCLYVDGEVLLGELDRAGFAVSSGSSCTSSTLTPSHVLAAMGVLTEGNVRVSLPYGTDEADVTRFLTVLPELVAGVRAPLGLDLRAPAAAEPAAPDEVPALVVDALGKRCPLPVIELARRIGEVAPGGTVAVLADDEAARLDIPAWCGMREQEYLGEAPAAAYGHDRGTAYLVRRVS, from the coding sequence GTGTCGTACTTCGATGTGGCCTCCACCGCACCCCTGCACCCCGTCGCCCGACAGGCGCTGACCGCGGCGCTCGACGAGGGCTGGGCCGACCCGGCCCGGCTGTACCGCTCGGGGCGGCAGGCCCGGATGCTGCTGGACGCGGCTCGCGAGACGGTCGCCGAGGTCCTCGGCGCCCGGGCCGACGAGATCGCGTTCACCGCCAGCGGCACCCAGGCGGTGCAGCTCGGCATGCTCGGCGCGCTCAAGGGCAACCGGCGGCGCGGCGGGCACCTCGTCCATTCGGCGGTCGAGCACTCCAGCGTGCTGCACGTCGCCGAACAGCACGAGGCCGCCGGCGGCGAGGTGTCGGTCGTGCCGGTCGACCGGCTCGGCCGGGTGAAGCCCACCCGGTTCGCCGAGCGGTTCGGGGACGGCACCGCGCTCGCCGTGCTGCAGACCGCCAATCACGAAGTGGGCACCGTGCAGCCGGTGGCGGAGGTCGCCGACCTGTGCGGCAGTGTCGGCATCCCGCTGCTGGTGGACGCCGCGCAGAGCGCCGGGCGGCTGCCGGTGCCCGGCGGCTGGTCGCTGCTGACCGCCTCCGCGCACAAGTGGGGCGGGCCGGCCGGGGTCGGCGTGCTCGCCGTCCGCAAGGGCGTGCGGTACGCCTCGCCGCTGCCCGCCGACGAACGCGAGCGCGGCCGGGTGCCCGGGTACGTCAACGTGCCGGCGATCGTGGCGGCCGCGGCCTCGCTGCGGGCCGTCCGGGCCGAGGCCGAGCAGGAGAACGCCCGGCTGCACGCCCTGGTGGAGCGGATCCGCGCCACCGTGCCGCAACTGGTGCCCGAGGTGGAGGTGGTCGGCGACCCGGTGCACCGGCTGCCGCACCTGGTCACCTTCTCCTGCCTCTACGTGGACGGCGAGGTGCTGCTCGGCGAGCTCGACCGGGCCGGCTTCGCGGTCTCCTCCGGCTCCTCGTGCACCTCCTCCACCCTGACGCCGAGCCATGTGCTGGCGGCGATGGGGGTGCTGACCGAGGGCAACGTCCGGGTCTCGCTGCCGTACGGCACGGACGAGGCCGACGTGACGCGGTTCCTGACCGTGCTGCCGGAGCTGGTCGCGGGGGTGCGGGCGCCGCTCGGGCTCGACCTGCGGGCACCCGCGGCGGCGGAGCCGGCCGCCCCGGACGAGGTGCCGGCCCTGGTCGTCGACGCGCTCGGCAAGCGGTGCCCGCTGCCGGTGATCGAGCTGGCCCGGCGGATCGGCGAGGTGGCGCCGGGCGGGACGGTCGCCGTGCTGGCCGACGACGAGGCGGCCCGGCTCGACATCCCCGCCTGGTGCGGGATGCGCGAGCAGGAGTACCTGGGCGAGGCCCCGGCCGCCGCGTACGGGCACGACCGGGGCACCGCCTACCTGGTGCGCCGGGTCAGCTGA
- a CDS encoding carbohydrate kinase family protein: protein MRIAVAGSIATDHLTTFPGRFADQLVAEQLHTVSLSFLVDTLDIRRGGVAPNIAFGMGVLGLRPILVGAAGADFDEYRSWLERNGVDAASVHISETRHTARFMCTTDLDHNQIASFYTGAMAEARNIELKPIADRVGGLDLVLIGADDPQAMVRHTQECRTRGYAFAADPSQQLARLEGDDIREIVDGAAYLFTNEYEAALIESKTGWAAEELLERVGTRVTTLGAKGVRIERKGEPAITVGCPAEERKADPTGVGDGFRAGFLAGLSWDLGLERAAQLGCMLATLVIETVGTQEYELRRGHFCDRFAAAYGEEAAAEVRAKLS from the coding sequence GTGCGTATCGCCGTCGCCGGCTCGATCGCCACCGACCACCTGACGACCTTCCCGGGCCGCTTCGCCGACCAGCTGGTCGCCGAGCAGCTGCACACCGTCTCGCTCTCGTTCCTGGTCGACACCCTCGACATCCGCCGCGGCGGCGTCGCCCCGAACATCGCCTTCGGCATGGGCGTCCTCGGCCTGCGGCCGATCCTGGTCGGCGCGGCCGGCGCCGACTTCGACGAGTACCGCAGCTGGCTGGAGCGCAACGGCGTGGACGCCGCCTCGGTGCACATCTCCGAGACCCGGCACACCGCCCGCTTCATGTGCACCACCGACCTGGACCACAACCAGATCGCGTCCTTCTACACCGGCGCCATGGCCGAGGCCCGCAACATCGAGCTCAAGCCGATCGCCGACCGGGTCGGCGGCCTGGACCTCGTCCTCATCGGCGCCGACGACCCGCAGGCGATGGTCCGGCACACCCAGGAGTGCCGCACCCGCGGCTACGCCTTCGCCGCCGACCCCTCCCAGCAGCTCGCCCGCCTGGAGGGCGACGACATCCGCGAGATCGTCGACGGCGCCGCGTACCTCTTCACCAACGAGTACGAGGCCGCCCTCATCGAGTCCAAGACCGGCTGGGCCGCCGAGGAGCTGCTGGAGCGCGTCGGCACCCGGGTCACCACGCTCGGTGCCAAGGGCGTGCGGATCGAGCGCAAGGGCGAGCCCGCGATCACCGTCGGCTGCCCCGCCGAGGAGCGCAAGGCCGACCCGACCGGCGTCGGCGACGGCTTCCGCGCCGGCTTCCTCGCCGGCCTGTCCTGGGACCTCGGCCTGGAGCGCGCCGCCCAGCTGGGCTGCATGCTCGCCACCCTGGTGATCGAGACCGTCGGCACCCAGGAGTACGAGCTGCGCCGCGGCCACTTCTGCGACCGGTTCGCGGCCGCCTACGGCGAGGAGGCCGCGGCCGAGGTCCGCGCCAAGCTCAGCTGA
- a CDS encoding HesB/IscA family protein, protein MTVQDETTVESGILLTDAAAGKVKGLLEQEGRDDLALRVAVQPGGCSGLRYQLFFDERSLDGDVVKDFGGVKVVTDRMSAPYLGGATVDFVDTIEKQGFTIDNPNATGSCACGDSFS, encoded by the coding sequence ATGACCGTCCAGGACGAGACCACCGTCGAGAGTGGCATCCTCCTCACCGATGCCGCCGCAGGCAAGGTCAAGGGCCTGCTCGAGCAGGAAGGCCGCGACGACCTCGCGCTGCGCGTCGCCGTGCAGCCCGGCGGCTGCTCCGGCCTGCGCTACCAGCTGTTCTTCGACGAGCGCTCGCTGGACGGCGACGTCGTCAAGGACTTCGGCGGCGTCAAGGTCGTCACCGACCGCATGAGCGCCCCGTACCTCGGCGGCGCCACCGTCGACTTCGTCGACACCATCGAGAAGCAGGGCTTCACGATCGACAACCCCAACGCGACGGGCTCCTGCGCCTGCGGCGACTCGTTCAGCTAG
- a CDS encoding GNAT family N-acetyltransferase — MFPIPVTAGTVPGQDGRRDHPSGPGHRGGRRGGARGLQGGVPGSRDVRRGAPAPAAPAGGGPHAVARLARTRHLARTDPEGCWLAEDGGRVVGAALSMRREGVWILALFAVEPGLQGRGVGRLLLERAAAHGRGCLRGMLCASPSPAAARRYRQAGFTLHPTMRLTGRVDRAGLLDPGDIPVHPGGAAQFHLLDSVDRRLRGAAHGPDHAFLLAHCDELLIVDSLAGSGYCYRTGGEVKLLAATSKRIAARLLREALARVPDGEEALVEFLTAEQEWAVDVGLEVGLALGTRGYLAVRGMRPPAPYVPHPGFL; from the coding sequence ATGTTCCCGATTCCGGTGACGGCCGGGACCGTCCCGGGCCAGGATGGACGGCGTGATCATCCGTCAGGTCCAGGACACCGCGGCGGACGCCGAGGCGGTGCACGAGGTCTCCAGGGCGGCGTTCCGGGCTCTCGCGACGTCCGTCGGGGAGCCCCTGCACCCGCCGCCCCCGCCGGGGGCGGTCCGCACGCGGTCGCCCGCCTGGCCCGGACAAGGCACCTGGCGCGGACGGACCCGGAGGGCTGCTGGCTGGCCGAGGACGGCGGCCGGGTGGTCGGGGCGGCGCTGTCGATGCGCCGCGAGGGCGTCTGGATCCTCGCGCTGTTCGCGGTCGAGCCCGGGCTGCAGGGCCGCGGGGTGGGCCGGCTGCTGCTGGAGCGGGCGGCCGCGCACGGGCGCGGCTGCCTGCGCGGCATGCTGTGCGCCTCGCCGTCGCCGGCGGCCGCCCGGCGCTACCGGCAGGCGGGGTTCACCCTGCACCCGACGATGCGGCTGACCGGCCGGGTGGACCGGGCCGGGCTGCTCGATCCGGGCGACATCCCGGTCCATCCGGGCGGCGCGGCCCAGTTCCACCTGCTGGACTCGGTGGACCGCCGGCTGCGCGGGGCGGCGCACGGGCCGGACCACGCCTTCCTGCTGGCGCACTGCGACGAACTGCTGATCGTGGACTCGCTCGCGGGCAGCGGCTACTGCTACCGGACGGGCGGCGAGGTGAAGCTGCTGGCGGCGACGTCCAAGCGGATCGCGGCCCGGCTGCTGCGGGAGGCGCTGGCCCGGGTGCCCGACGGCGAGGAGGCCCTGGTGGAGTTCCTCACCGCCGAGCAGGAGTGGGCGGTGGACGTCGGCCTGGAGGTCGGCCTGGCGCTGGGGACGCGCGGCTACCTGGCGGTGCGCGGGATGCGTCCGCCGGCGCCGTACGTCCCGCACCCGGGCTTCCTGTGA
- a CDS encoding pyridoxal phosphate-dependent decarboxylase family protein, protein MSAAPDRMHKPDNQLVELVFDYMRERLQYDPVPLDHPGDGEHLRGRLAGLLNEHGNAPADVLKLYDHELSRAVISADSPRYLSFIPCAPTKAALLFDMVVSCASLQGISWLEAAGAIAAENQVLRLIADRAGLPQSAGGTFVSGGSAGNLSALVVARDTARRRLGVGPETRLRIAVADQVHSSVKNTFNIIGVEAFKVPTVDRRFTGEALRAALAADPNPETVIAVVGTAGTTNEGIVDDLQGLSEVTRERGLWFHVDGAYGGAGLFAPSVRERYNGIEHADSFVVDPHKWLFAPFDCAALIYRNPQLARAVHTQDASYLDVLHTEGDEWNPTDYAYHLTRRARGLPLWFSLAVHGTQAYTDAIETGLTLARDTAQVIRDTEHLELLHDPQLSAVCFRRTGWTNDDYYRWSQQLLADQIGFVTPTGWDGETVARFAFLHPGTTMEMVHEILATMA, encoded by the coding sequence GTGTCCGCAGCCCCCGACCGCATGCACAAGCCCGACAACCAGCTGGTCGAGCTCGTCTTCGACTACATGCGCGAGCGGCTGCAGTACGACCCCGTCCCGCTCGACCACCCCGGCGACGGCGAGCACCTGCGCGGCCGGCTGGCCGGCCTGCTGAACGAGCACGGCAACGCCCCCGCCGACGTGCTCAAGCTCTACGACCACGAGCTGTCCCGGGCCGTCATCTCGGCCGACAGCCCGCGCTACCTCTCCTTCATCCCCTGCGCCCCCACCAAGGCCGCGCTGCTCTTCGACATGGTGGTCTCCTGCGCCTCGCTGCAGGGCATCTCCTGGCTGGAGGCGGCCGGCGCGATCGCCGCCGAGAACCAGGTCCTGCGGCTGATAGCGGACCGCGCGGGCCTGCCGCAGAGCGCGGGCGGCACCTTCGTCTCCGGTGGCTCGGCCGGCAACCTCTCCGCGCTGGTCGTCGCCCGCGACACCGCCCGCCGCAGGCTCGGCGTCGGCCCGGAGACCCGGCTGCGGATCGCCGTCGCCGACCAGGTGCACTCCTCGGTCAAGAACACCTTCAACATCATCGGCGTCGAGGCGTTCAAGGTCCCGACCGTCGACCGCCGCTTCACCGGCGAGGCCCTGCGCGCCGCACTCGCCGCCGACCCGAACCCGGAGACCGTCATCGCGGTCGTCGGCACGGCCGGCACCACCAACGAGGGCATCGTCGACGACCTCCAGGGCCTCTCCGAGGTCACCCGCGAGCGCGGTCTGTGGTTCCACGTCGACGGCGCGTACGGCGGCGCCGGACTGTTCGCCCCCTCGGTGCGCGAGCGCTACAACGGCATCGAGCACGCCGACTCGTTCGTCGTCGACCCGCACAAGTGGCTGTTCGCCCCGTTCGACTGCGCCGCGCTGATCTACCGCAACCCGCAGCTCGCCCGCGCCGTGCACACCCAGGACGCGTCCTACCTGGACGTCCTGCACACCGAGGGCGACGAGTGGAACCCCACCGACTACGCCTACCACCTCACCCGGCGCGCCCGCGGCCTGCCGCTGTGGTTCTCGCTCGCGGTGCACGGCACCCAGGCGTACACCGACGCCATCGAGACCGGCCTCACGCTCGCCCGGGACACCGCCCAGGTCATCCGCGACACCGAGCACCTGGAACTGCTGCACGACCCGCAGCTGTCCGCGGTCTGCTTCCGCCGCACCGGCTGGACCAACGACGACTACTACCGCTGGTCGCAGCAGCTGCTGGCCGACCAGATCGGCTTCGTCACGCCCACCGGCTGGGACGGCGAGACGGTCGCCCGGTTCGCTTTCCTGCACCCCGGCACCACCATGGAGATGGTCCACGAGATCCTCGCCACGATGGCCTGA
- a CDS encoding Lrp/AsnC family transcriptional regulator, translated as MSTHRAPDQGGAALDETDRLLLEHLSKDGRASYAEIGLLANLSATAVRRRIDRLRARGVVRGFTVVLDPALLDWHTEAFVEVYCRERTSPEELLASLRKFPEVAAAWTVTGDPDALVHLRATDTRHLEAVIERIRKEPGVQRSRSSVVLSRLIG; from the coding sequence ATGAGCACGCACCGAGCGCCCGACCAGGGCGGCGCGGCGCTGGACGAGACCGACCGCCTGCTGCTGGAGCACCTCAGCAAGGACGGCCGGGCCTCGTACGCCGAGATCGGGCTGCTCGCCAACCTCTCCGCCACCGCCGTCCGCCGCCGCATCGACCGGCTGCGGGCCCGCGGCGTCGTCCGCGGCTTCACCGTGGTGCTCGACCCCGCCCTGCTGGACTGGCACACCGAGGCCTTCGTCGAGGTGTACTGCCGCGAGCGCACCAGCCCCGAGGAACTGCTCGCCAGCCTGCGCAAGTTCCCGGAGGTCGCCGCCGCCTGGACGGTCACCGGCGACCCGGACGCCCTGGTGCACCTGCGGGCCACCGACACCCGCCACCTGGAGGCCGTCATCGAGCGGATCCGCAAGGAGCCCGGGGTCCAGCGCAGCCGCAGCTCCGTGGTGCTCTCCCGGCTGATCGGCTGA
- the nadA gene encoding quinolinate synthase NadA, with protein sequence MTTTTETYGVDPTPSPLALLLLGREADPNSERGVECPGDLPAASDPDLVARARAAKAALGDRVFILGHHYQRDEVIEFADVTGDSFKLARDAAARPEAEFIVFCGVHFMAESADILTSAAQQVVLPDLAAGCSMADMATAEQVAECWDVLTEAGVADATVPVAYMNSSADIKAFTGRHGGTICTSSNAKRALDWAFEQGQKVLFLPDQHLGRNTAVLEMGITLDECVLYNPHKPNGGLTAEELRNAKMILWRGHCSVHGRFTAESVNEVRERIPGVTVLVHPECRHEVVTAADLVGSTEYIIKALDAAEPGSKWAIGTELNLVRRLAKAHPDKEIVFLDRTVCFCSTMNRIDLPHLVWALESLVEGRVPNVITVDPETEKYAKAALDRMLALP encoded by the coding sequence GTGACCACGACCACCGAGACCTACGGCGTCGACCCCACCCCGTCGCCCCTGGCGCTGCTGCTGCTCGGGCGCGAGGCCGACCCGAACAGCGAGCGCGGCGTCGAGTGCCCCGGGGACCTGCCCGCCGCGTCCGACCCGGACCTGGTGGCGCGGGCCCGCGCCGCCAAGGCAGCCCTGGGCGACCGGGTGTTCATCCTCGGCCACCACTACCAGCGCGACGAGGTCATCGAGTTCGCCGACGTCACCGGCGACTCCTTCAAGCTGGCCCGGGACGCCGCGGCCCGCCCGGAGGCCGAGTTCATCGTCTTCTGCGGCGTGCACTTCATGGCGGAGTCGGCGGACATCCTGACCTCCGCCGCCCAGCAGGTCGTGCTGCCCGACCTCGCCGCCGGCTGCTCGATGGCCGACATGGCCACCGCGGAGCAGGTCGCCGAGTGCTGGGACGTGCTCACCGAGGCGGGCGTCGCCGACGCGACCGTGCCGGTCGCGTACATGAACTCCTCCGCCGACATCAAGGCCTTCACCGGCCGGCACGGCGGCACCATCTGCACCTCCTCCAACGCGAAGCGGGCGCTGGACTGGGCCTTCGAGCAGGGGCAGAAGGTGCTGTTCCTGCCGGACCAGCACCTCGGCCGCAACACCGCCGTGCTGGAGATGGGCATCACGCTCGACGAGTGCGTGCTCTACAACCCGCACAAGCCGAACGGCGGCCTGACCGCCGAGGAGCTGCGGAACGCGAAGATGATCCTGTGGCGCGGCCACTGCTCGGTGCACGGCCGCTTCACCGCGGAGTCGGTGAACGAGGTCCGCGAGCGGATCCCCGGCGTCACCGTGCTGGTGCACCCCGAGTGCCGGCACGAGGTCGTCACCGCGGCCGACCTGGTCGGCTCGACGGAGTACATCATCAAGGCGCTGGACGCGGCCGAGCCCGGTTCGAAGTGGGCGATCGGCACGGAGCTGAACCTGGTGCGCCGCCTCGCCAAGGCCCACCCGGACAAGGAGATCGTCTTCCTCGACCGCACGGTCTGCTTCTGCTCGACGATGAACCGCATCGACCTGCCGCACCTGGTCTGGGCGCTGGAGTCGCTGGTCGAGGGCCGGGTGCCGAACGTGATCACCGTCGACCCGGAGACCGAGAAGTACGCGAAGGCCGCGCTGGACCGGATGCTGGCGCTGCCGTAG
- the pspAA gene encoding PspA-associated protein PspAA, whose amino-acid sequence MIMRVMGEGQFQVGDAHLNRLNELDDELLKALDSGDDGRFRAALEGLLGAVKEFGTPLPDDSLEPSDLILPDCEATIDEVREMLRTEGDGLIPGLPE is encoded by the coding sequence ATGATCATGAGGGTCATGGGTGAGGGGCAGTTCCAGGTCGGCGACGCCCACCTGAACCGGCTCAACGAGCTCGACGACGAGCTCCTCAAGGCACTGGACTCGGGGGACGACGGGAGGTTCCGGGCCGCCCTCGAAGGCCTGCTCGGCGCGGTCAAGGAGTTCGGCACGCCGCTGCCGGACGACTCCCTGGAGCCCTCCGACCTGATCCTCCCGGACTGCGAGGCGACGATCGACGAAGTCCGCGAGATGCTGCGGACGGAGGGCGACGGCCTCATCCCCGGCCTGCCGGAGTAG
- a CDS encoding PspA/IM30 family protein, which translates to MSDGIMKRMGLIFRSKANKALDRAEDPRETLDYSYQKQLELLQKVRRGVADVATSRKRLELQLTQLQQQSSKYEEQGRKALALGREDLAREALTRKSNLQSQITDLETQYQQLQAEEEKLTLASQRLQAKVDAFRTKKETIKATYTAAQAQTRIAESFSGISEEMGDVGLAIQRAEDKTAQMQARAGAIDELLASGALDDSSGLGRKDDIEAELERVAGGSDVELELARMKAELTGGTPQSAPQAIEQGQQDSPKINYNK; encoded by the coding sequence ATGAGCGACGGAATCATGAAGCGTATGGGGCTGATCTTCCGCTCCAAGGCGAACAAGGCCCTGGACCGTGCGGAGGACCCGCGAGAGACGCTCGACTACTCCTACCAGAAGCAGCTGGAGCTGCTGCAGAAGGTACGCAGGGGTGTCGCCGACGTGGCCACCTCCCGCAAGCGCCTGGAACTCCAGCTGACCCAGCTCCAGCAGCAGTCCTCCAAGTACGAGGAGCAGGGCCGCAAGGCCCTCGCGCTCGGCCGCGAGGACCTCGCCCGCGAGGCGCTGACCCGCAAGTCCAACCTGCAGTCCCAGATCACCGACCTGGAGACGCAGTACCAGCAGCTCCAGGCCGAGGAGGAGAAGCTCACGCTCGCCTCCCAGCGCCTGCAGGCCAAGGTGGACGCCTTCCGTACCAAGAAGGAGACCATCAAGGCCACCTACACCGCCGCCCAGGCGCAGACCCGGATCGCGGAGTCCTTCTCCGGCATCTCGGAGGAGATGGGCGACGTCGGCCTGGCCATCCAGCGGGCCGAGGACAAGACCGCGCAGATGCAGGCCCGGGCCGGGGCGATCGACGAGCTGCTCGCCTCCGGCGCGCTCGACGACTCCAGCGGCCTCGGCCGCAAGGACGACATCGAGGCCGAGCTGGAGCGCGTGGCCGGGGGCAGCGACGTCGAGCTGGAGCTCGCCCGGATGAAGGCCGAGCTGACCGGCGGTACCCCGCAGTCGGCGCCGCAGGCGATCGAGCAGGGCCAGCAGGACTCGCCGAAGATCAACTACAACAAGTAA